Within Sporosarcina sp. ANT_H38, the genomic segment CGGGATTTGAACGCACATCTCCTTTTACAAATGTAAGTTCATCAACCCCTAAAGGTAGCTCAGGCGTATTCATCATATATAAATATAAGTTTGAAATTTCTTTCCCTTCATACATGATCGTCGTTAAGTTCTTAAAAGGTAATAATTTCGACGCCTTAACCCCATCCTGCTTACTCCACCATTCTTTTGCCAACTGAGGGTCGTGAAAACCATTATTAAACGTCAAAATCTGGTGTGAACCATTCGTTTTTTCGTGAGTAGCCTCAAATAAATTGTCTGTATTCAAAATAACATTAACCGACGTTGCAAGTAGTAATGTGGAAAGCAAAATAAGCAAGGCAGTTAATCCGTTTTGAATCTTTTTTTCCCTTAAGTTAGCAATACAAAGTGTCCAAATAGCATTCATAGTGCTTACTCCTTTCCAGAAACGTATGAAAAGATTACGTTTTCTCTGCCTTGGATTGTAGTAGCATCATATTTTTCGAATTCTAGCACTCCACCAATTTTCCCATCCCGAATATAGATAAGACGATCCGCTCTACAAGCGGCCTTTATGTCGTGGGTCACCATCACGATGGATTGTCGTTTACGGTTCATTTCCGTTAAGATATCCAATACGGCAACACCTTGATCATAATTTAAACTACCTGTCGGTTCATCTGCAAATAGGATATCTGGAGAATTAATAAGTGCTCTGGCAATGGCTGCTCTCTGTTGCTGGCCACCTGAAGTTTGGGAGGGTAACCGATTTTGCTGTTCTTCAATATTCATCGCGTTCATCAGCGAAAGGGCCTTTTTCTTG encodes:
- a CDS encoding ABC transporter ATP-binding protein, which codes for MSKRAIIHATNLCKTYSTGSEQFHAIRNIDLAIYEGDFTVIMGNSGSGKSTLLYLLSGLDSITAGEVYFQDQRIDAYNERELADFRAKKIGYIYQSINLVPDLTLVENISLPSYIAGNPKKEVKKKALSLMNAMNIEEQQNRLPSQTSGGQQQRAAIARALINSPDILFADEPTGSLNYDQGVAVLDILTEMNRKRQSIVMVTHDIKAACRADRLIYIRDGKIGGVLEFEKYDATTIQGRENVIFSYVSGKE